TGAGCTGTTTGCTTTCTGATTTTGTCTGTTatgctttgttcggtcgaccgatccagtctgaCCTGCAGCACAGTGTTAGAATAAAAACTTCCTGCAATATAGATGTTAGCACACAGCATAATAATGAATGAGTAATAAAAGAATAGTAGAACTGTTCtagatctcaacttggaaactttcccggtttcttcagttggatcagcgacctagggttgttcccttctggaactcgacctcaaagttgctcctctagtttgtttacctcaacccacctgtcaaactttgatcctccagatctagtttggacttttcactcagccttgatcggctccccaggacttttccttcgatcttcAGCCCTCCAGACCTCTTGATCATACCTccaagcattgggtccccttgacctgcttggatttgTGCCTGGgctccacgatctgctaagatttctcttgcctagcctccaactaggtctttctttgttgagtaaacatcctgcacactcagtcaacttctTAGATCATAacagacttaacttgaacctttgacaacatcaaaactcaggtttgattctggtgcggcTTACACCAACACCTGACACCTCCATGCTACTGACCGTTCGACCTCGCCCTATCTGATTAGGGTTTGCTGGCTTGACCCGCTGTAATACATTGGTCGTCTATCATCTTCTGCACTTGGGGTGCCAGCTCGAGAGCTGGTAGGCCTAACTCGGTAGCGCGCTGAGAGTCACGAGCGAATTGAAAACAATCTTTGGTGGCGTGCATATGTGATCGATGGTAGGTACAGTAACGAGGACCCCACAGACCAGGTTTGGGAGCATGGACCGTGGCCACCCTTAGGACCGGCCGGGAATCCTGACTAGGTGGAAAGGGAGGTCGGGTTTCCCGAGCGCGCGGTATAGACTGAGTCGGTGGCTGGGGTGTTCTTTTTTTCGGCTTGTTGACGGAAGAAGGTGTTCTATCAGCCTTCCTTCACGCTGCCTGTGTTTCCTCTACATTGATATAACTGGCAGTCTTCTCCAACATTTCATCGAAATTCTTCACAGGGCTTCTGATGAGGTttctgaagaattccccttctaccaatccatgagagaaggcgctcatcagtatTTCTGAAGTGGCAGAGGGGACAtcctgagccacttgattaaagcaCTAAATATATCTCCTTAGAGGTTCATCAGATCCCTGCTTGAGGGCAAAGAGGCAGTGGTCCATTTTTTGATATTTCCTGCTACTAGCGAAGTGACGCAAGAAAGTGGTTTTGAAGTCCTGAAAACAAGTGATGGACCCGTGTGGCTGTCCATCAAATCATTTTTGCGCTGAGCCAGACAAGGTGTTCAGGAATACTCAGCACTTGACAGCATCGCTATATTGATGCAACAGCACCGCGTTTCTAAATTTGCGAAGATGATCTTCAGGGTCCCTACTACCGTCGTATTCCCCAATAGCAGGGGGCTTGTACCCTTTGGGCAACTTCTCCTCTAGTACCCTTAGGGAGAAAGACACTTGCTCTTCAGGTTCTACCCTGGGCTCTTCTCTGAGGACAATAGCTTTTCCCATCTTAGAGTCCCTGGGCAGGGAACTCTCCGTCATAGAAGCTTGCGGTTGGTCTTTCTTTTAGTTGTAGCACCCAGGGTCCCGCTGATAGAAACCCAGACCGGGCACCCTGTAGAAGGTCGAGGGAAACTCCTCAGGCTGTTTTCTTTCAGATCCCCGATCGGAAATATTTGTTGGATCCTTGGAAACTTCAGGCATCTTATGCGATCGGGAAACGGTGGTTTGTTTTGCTGAAGCTGCATGCCTTTTGGCTTCTTTGAATAGCTCATAATCTCCAGCGGTCATAGTCACGTTGATTCTACCGGTCTCTTCCATCTACACATTCCATAACAGGTAAATGTGTTCCCACAGACAGTGccaaattgatcccgtccggaatctGAGTTGGATGGAGGTCGGTTATGCTGTCGCTAGCATTGACAGAAGGCGATGGAGGCTTCCCACGAGTACAATACTATACGGGCAAGTTCCACGGACTGCTGACGAGGGTTGATGACGAGGATAATGAAGTGAGAGTTTCCTGTGCACACTCAAACGAACTCCCCCCACGTTAGGGATcaagaaccagggaaaagtccccggagcaatcccttcgacgctcaagtcaggtactttttccccagaagaacagtaaAAATTACATAAAGTAGAAGACAGATGAGAAAAGGTGAGTGAGCGTACCTGTGCCAGGGAGAGGACACCCCTTTATATATGGCCTTGTGTACTTAGGGCTTCTAgcaagtgtcagggaatgtcggatgtcagactCTATCTGGCAGTGGGTGACACTTGGCATCCTCCTATAGGTCGGAGGAAGGTTCTGCTATCAGCTGGTCACAGACCGCTAGAATATATCCTGACACACAAtagatattctctgacaggtggttacaaTTCTCTGACTCTTTTGTCGTTTTCGTTGATCGAGCATGAACAAGAGAACTTCTGACAACCAGCGATCGCCCGGCCTGACCAGGGTGCATCTGAGTAATCCGTCATATCCCGACCAGGCGTATCAAGTTAGTGTATATGAGTCTACTGTGAGAGAACCTGACCAGTAGAGAtggttccttcttcttcttccttattcCTGATATTGCTAATTTGAATTCCTGACCTGGGCATCCTGACCAAGAAACTTGCCTGAATTCCTGACCTGGACCTCTCACCCGAGTAACTTATCTGAATTTCTGACCTGGGCATCCTGATCGAGAAACCTGTCTGAATTCCTGACATAGGCATCATGTCCGGGCATTAGCTGGGTAACGACCCTTAACATTACAACCCCTTTTTGGGGCGATACGTCTCCTAACCCTTTGGCTGCCACGTCCCCTCGCCTTTtgactgtcacgcccccttgacttctgactgtcacgtccctttgacttttgactgtcacgcccccttgacttctaactgtcacgtccccttgaccagACCCTACCACTATGCACCGTTTcaataaacaatgagtggcatctagcaaggcatcattgctacccaagtgacgagaaagtcgagatccgacctaacctgttcgtggctattatcttgtatgacttggtccctctatccttgatatctaaattgattaatgacgtatagactgtgtcatcctcttatcaatctttgtgtttcttgatctctaagtagacacactcaatcaaataaggtcaacatctcatattgactcatttgcgcatgaccatgatttcttgtgtcctactaatcaaggggcactttcgtcatatggaagggataaatcccatctacatcactcacatccctccgcataattcattgcatacccagtaatcaactttattgtccaccttgttacaggtgacatttaccgatatcaaagtacacaactccttatgtagggaaccgtagcgacttcaggtctaaggactattcgtaccaatagtcacatggcaatgtttatgacactcatataacgatccataaaacattctcatggcgagtcattcagtatatattctctaatatatatccatgtgtcaacctgatatctcatatccatgacttgtaagattaagtcatccgttgacctacatgctagtctcaacgcattaatattgtccttgtatattaatgctcgactaggaatagttaagagtagtgttttatgtatatctacaatatctcactatcaattcaatcaattgatatgctgtagataaaaacctactACCTAattaaggacattattatacttattcaatcggtactgaattgaaataaatataataatcagctttgtcttttattaataatgatatatgatacaaaatgaaccATTTACAATCATATtataattgatactagggctaatactaacatagtTTGACATCAAAATATTTTACTAGCCTCTTCTAGGATGCTTGATGTAACTAGATATATGGTTGAGGTTAAGCACGTACTTTTAATGAAGTTCAAGTCTCAAAAAAGCTAGAGACATAATTTGAAACTTCACCTATTGAAAATGAGACATCTAATTGTTTCTAACAAGACCATAGTTTAGTCTTGTAACTGTCTATGAATCCAAGACGGAGAACAAGGCCATAATAGTGCTAAATAATTTGAAATCTGGGATAGTTCATATGTGGTGTATTTTTAATATTTGCTTAGAGATGAAGTTCAAGGCACACTATCgtctttcaaatattttgaagatTTCATTAATTGAAAGTTAAAATCGAAAAATACCTACTTATATGTATGAATCTTTTAGAATCAATCCAAAATCTATTGGGATTGTATGAGATTGTAATATATCTTCGAGTTTGAGTCGAACCAATGTTTATTTTCATTTGAATTTTTCTTGAACCAATTGTCTTTTAGTTGAACGATTTCATCTATAATTAACTAACTTTGATAGTTATTTTGCATTGTTTGATTTAAGACACATTGATTCATAATAAAAAGACATCAATCtctctataaatatttaaatttctatataTTTGGCAATTCCATATTTTCACTAGATATTATATTGAAAGGATTACTGTATCTTGGAAGTAATTTGTTAATAAAATTCATTAGCAAACTTTGAGTAGCGGaagacaaataaaattttaaacgaaAATATTTCCATATGCCTCGGCCCAAGATACACCATAAATCCATTCCATCTTTATAGTTCTTATTTTCTCTATTTCCGTTTGCTTACTCATATACAATATTACTCCAACAAATTCCATAAAAAAATTCCATTACATCTAAAAAGCTCAAACGGCCGATTTCAAAACAAAGAAACACCAGTAACATCCTACGACTGATTTCAAAACAAAGAAACGCTAGTAACATCCTTGTCAACTCAATTATACTTGCTTAGATGACTGACCCTCTCTCCATAGAATGTTCACCTTAATTCGTATCTCTCGAGGCATGCAGGTCCACACCATCACAAAAGTAAGTGGACCTTGAACCTGTGCTCCATCTGTATCTTCCAAATTAATTACATAATTTCGTGCGGGAAGGAACCATATGAAGGCgtgtaggggtgtcaattcgggtgggtcagatcgggttgggtcgggttgagttttttttttttttaacccaacctgaACCTGACCCGAACCTGAGTttaacccaaaacacctcaacccgaatccgaacccgaccaacccgatcaacccgaacccgacccatataatccgaaaatctgattcaaaatgacttttttgggctgttttccctataattcttcacttttatctcaatattccatcattatcatacaaacatgatattaatatacataaaaacatctaaatttttaaaataaaatttgatttaaccccaaaaaatctcacaaaatcctatatttaagtcaacccggatcaacccgaacccaacccgacccaacccgagattcttttactctccaaccctccaacccgaacccgacccgaacccgaaaatgtccaacccgaacccgatttttttcggATCGATTCGGATTGGGTCGTCGGATCGGATTCATTTTTGACACCTCTAAAGGCGTGTATATATATTCAACCGCCGAGATCCTGCCGGCCTGAATAAATGTTATTCTCCTTTTGTAACACACAAATAATGATTTCTTAagcttaattaattcatgtaatACGTTTTCCTATAATGTCAACCCCCGTCCCGTGATGCATCATCTTCCCCCATCCCTTTACGCTCTACGGCCCCCATCGCCCAACCCATCGACTGTCCACGAACATCCCATGCACCATCTCGTTAATTCCACTCTCTTTGTGGTTGTGGATCCATGCACACGTGAAAGGGCTACGGATCTCCATCTGTGTTTACTGCGTACGTACAGTAAATCGTTTTAGGGTAGAGCCTTTAATTTCTTTCCGGTACTATAATGGCCCGCTGCTGCCCTGCCGTGAATTCGCAACCATGCCTTCCACGCCTTGCTCTCCAGCAAACCACCGCTGCGTCGACATCCATCCTGCGCGCGGAAGCGAGGACAACGATGACCTCGGCAGCCTCAGAGGCTGGCAGTCGACCGATAGGGCCACCATGCTCCAGCAGGGAGGTGGCGTCCAGGCAACGGAGAGGAGGCAGAAGCACCACAGCAGGTCGTTTAGCCGGCAAATTTCGTTGGAGAGCGCGCGCATGTCCCGGGAAGGCCGGCGGTCTTTGCCGCGGAGTGGAAAGAGCTTGGGAGGGGGAGCCGGCGTGGATGGCGGACTGAGGAAGGGTGATTTTAGCATGTTCCGGACGAAGTCGGGGCTTGGAGTGGTGGCCACGGCGAGGAAAGAGAACGAGTCGGGTCCGAATAATCACGCCGGCGAGGGTGGTGCTCTGCACGGAGCCAGGGCGGAGGAGTCCAGGGTCAGTGACAGCGTCCCTGCGGGGAGGTACTTCGCGGCGCTCCGGGGGCCGGAGCTGGACCAAGTTAGGGATTCCGAGGACATTCTGCTGCCCAAAGACGAGGTTTGGCCGTTCCTGCTCCGCTTCCCCATCGGCTGCTTCGGCATCTGCCTTGGCCTCGGCACGCAGGCCATCCTCTGGGGCGCCCTCGCTTCCAGCTCTGCCATGGCCTTCCTCCACGTCTCCCCTGCCATCAATCTCGCCATCTGGCTCCTCGCTCTCGCTGCCTTCGTCTCCGTGTCCGTCACCTACGCCTTCAAATGCGTCTTCTACTTCGAGGCCATCCGCCGCGAGTACTTCCACCCCGTCCGAGTCAACTTTTTCTTTGCCCCCTCGATCGCCTGCATGTTCCTCGCCATCGGCGCCCCGCCGCGGATGAGGCCCTTCTTCCTCCACCCCGCCATGTGGTGCGTCCTCATCGCGCCCGTCATCCTGCTCGAGCTTAAGATCTACGGCCAGTGGCTGTCCGGCGGGAAGCGACGCCTCTGCAAGGTGGCCAACCCCTCCTCCCACCTCTCGGTCGTCGGCAACTTCGTCGGCGCGATCCTGGCGGCCAGGGTAGGATGGCAGGAGGCCGGTAAGTTCCTATGGGCCGTGGGCCTGGCCCACTATCTCTGCGTGTTCGTGACGCTCTACCAGCGGCTGACCACCAGCGAGGCCCTGCCCAAGGAGCTGCACCCCGTCTACTCCATGTTCATCGCCACGCCATCCGCCGCTAGCATCGCCTGGGCCGCCATATACGGCGAGTTCGACGCCGTGTCGAGGACCTTCTACTTCATCGCGCTCTTCCTCTACTGCTCCCTATTCGTGCGCATCAATTTCTTCAGGGgattcaagtatatatatataattaattaccaAATCCGTATGAGTTCTCAATCGATTAGCCCAGCTGACCGATATGACTCATTTCCTGATCAGGTTCTCGGTGGCTTGGTGGTCGTACACGTTCCCGATGACGACGGCGTCGCTGGCTACCATCAAATACGCGGAGGCGGTGCCGACCTTCTTCAGCAAGGCCCTGGCCCTGAGCCTGTCGCTCATGTCGTCCACCATCGTGTCGCTGCTGCTGGTCTCCACGCTGCTCCATGCGTTTGTGTGGAAATCCTTATTCCCCAACGACCTCGCCATAGCCATTACCATTACCAAGGACAGGAATGGGGCGACGAAGCGGAGCAAGGCGGCCAAGAAGAGCTACGACATCAAGCGCTGGGCGATGCAGTCGCCGTTGGCCCTTGTCTCTTCCATCAGAAGGGGCGGTTCCGAACAGGAGGAATTAGAGACGAACTAGGAAAAAAAAAAGCCCCgcccaaaaataaatttatatatatgaacccaaaaaaaaaaacagaaaatatTATATTATGTATAAACTGGTGCACGGGCTATGTTAATGTTCAAACCATATAGATTGTGATTTACATGTAATGGAGATactattatcatttttttttaaagattttcaacAGGGTTCACagtacatatttttatttttgcatgccaagtttttcaaaaatatgttacgCCACcgtatgtcttttttttttttttcttttcacaatTCTAGTTCAAAATCGAGCCTAGTAGGagagattatttttttattttattactttGCATTTTTTCCCTAACTTTAGTAGATTATTAAAcatcaaagaaaaaataaaattagtagTGCAATCCTGTTCCAATTGGTCAGGTTCAAATACTATATCTTGATGCATTTAAcaaagtttaatttatattttctCGTGTCGCTAAATTGTGTGGGTCAAATTTTCAGGACTTAATAGTTTATACATGGAGTCTGTGATTCACTGGGGCTGAATTGTGATAATTGATTGGAGGCAACCAAGCTTGTTACTTAATTTGGCTCAAAGGTCTTCTTGATGATCGATAAAGGATGATATAAAACATCCAAGTAATCAGAGCAGTTGGTGGGTCGAAAGGCTTTGAGAGAACGAGAACTTTATAGGTGACGTAGTCAAGGATGACATGTGTTATTACAATTAATTAGATCCTTGGTGATTAGGATCGATCATAGATTTTGATATCTGAGTAaagaatttaaattattttgctAATATACCTAATGTGGATATAAAGTCGTGTGTGTATCTTTCTATAATCCTTGGTGATTAGGATCGATCATAGATTTCGATATATGAGTAacgaatttaaattattttgctaatatatatatatatatataccactgCATTTATAATTTAGTCACTAAATAACGACCGTATTTATAAATCGGTCGCTGTTTAGCGACCGTAATAACCTTGGTCGTTAATTCTTCATTTGTCATTTAACTTATGGTTTTATTTATAAACATGTAGTGACCGATTTTATTAAATTGGTAGTTAAAATTCCACCTCATAAATCCTCCCAAGTGATCCCTAAACCCCAAGTAATGGTCGACCCCCTCCCCTCGCATGCGATCCCTATATCCCAAATCGTGGCCGACCCCCTCTCCTCCGACGTGATCCCTTCTCTCCAGAGGAGGCAAAGATCCCTTCGAGTGTGAGATCCTCTTCCGCGCAGGTaatatttgttggtgcgggaagcatctgacgatcgaacatGAGTTCTAATAataacaaagggttcaaagttaagattatttgtggtctaacatgtttgaatgagtttgcaggaaagtcctaagtgtacttaggcaaaagtcctagctacgattaagcaagtggaaaatcctagggggtggtaatcctaagtcctagggagtggtaactctaggcggaaagtcttggcgggtcgagcgctTCAGGTAAAAACTCTAGAGTTGGAgattctaggtggaaagtcctggtgtcacgaaccgggtggaagactcgACGGATCGTGGAGCGAACATCCAGTAGAAAGTCCTAGAgcctcgagcgctgagcaaaagtccagtatgTCTGGAAGACCGGTCTAgcaacaagtaaactctcctgagtggagtaggtgaggacacattccctggtgagggaatagtaggcgtcagttTGACTTAGGATTttcggatggaaatccgaagtcagaaccggacagtccagtgGCTGTCAAATTCTTGTATTAATCttgttttatttgtgctaactctattttgcaggatatgttttgtattttgttCTAACGTATCCTGCATGGAATGAAAAAATACTAAAAGACCAGATGAACAGTGTTCAACGCGCCCTCTatagagcttggaggtgcctcggatgccTTGGCCGAAGCAGTGCGGGAAGTAggccgagggcgccctccatggagcttgagggcaccctggacGCTGGATGGAAGGCAACCTTCAtgggcttggaggtgccctcgggAGGATAAGTTGCGGGCGAAGCGGAGCTTATCCAATCTACAGATCCAGCGGGGttagaggcgccctccatgctgttgagggtgccctcaatgggctatataagcctgtctcgagcagcagcaaagGACAACACCTGAAAATGCAATATTTCtaccgtgtgctgctcaaaggatGATCCGATAAAATTGCAACTCTACCCcaacgaccagaagcttcaagtttactaatTCCTTGTTTGTTGAtataagtttttcatttattgtacttcaaattgtaacttctgaattgatagtgattgcctgaagtaatgctcaacgagcgtgggccttggagtagaagttgccacaagctccgaaccaagtaaaacccttggcatttatgtttgttttttattattccgctgcgtatttaattgaaatttttcgaaatgaacgtgaaagcgacgagcgctattcacccccccccccctttagcgctttcgatcttacaattggtatcagagcggggtcacttcgaattggtgaaaccaccattcaagcaatttttgtggtaatttttagtttttcggagtcaatcggaATCGATAAAATTGCCACCTTCTGATCTGTTTTTATCGCAATCAAATTTTttctcgaagctggtgcaacgcCACTCGAGTTCGCGCATTTATTTTtaatctcgcactactaatccaagaccaagtcttggaacaaaggTTCATGTTTTTATCTGTGCAAGATTTTACTTCttaaatgacccatcaagaaggctatagcatagCACGCCCGCCTCCCTTCTCCGGCGAGGACTTCAgctactggaagggtcgaatggagtcctacctccaaacccagttcgagatgtggatgatcatcaaaaccgacATCTTAATCCCACTTGACGGTATGGAAAAACCaatatcatgcgagaactgggacgcaagtataataaagaaggtTGAGGCCAACACCAAAGTAACGTGTACTCTTCAATGTGGTCTaacaaaggaagagctgaaccgagttggtccattctcaagcatgaaagaattatgggagaagctgatcgaagaCACCTCAGATAtgaaggtaagtaagcgtgatctaattttaaatgttatataacataaaaaatacaggaaggtgagacggctagccaacttCATGTGCGAATACAAGACCTATTGAACAGACTCAACGGGATCGAACAAAAGATGGAGAAtcgagacataataaggtacacaCTCAACGTCATTCTGAGGAATActttatgggcatccatggtagatacttacaaagtatccaaggatctttcatcaattaagttagatgagttattttcagaatttgaatcgcacaagcagactaatgcacgtccaaCTGAGAAAGGTATtcctttggttgtaggtacaagcagaacccggGAACCAAAAGCAAAGTGCAGAATCGAACTCGAGTCCGAAGATGAATtggactcagaagatgacgacgatAAAATCATAGCCGAGATCGTCAACCTAGTACGTAACCTCTataaaaagaagaaaggattaacgaagaaggacatcaagaaggtgattcaGTCCAAGACAGTACCGGCCAGTCCAAAAGTAAAGTTCGAAGTTACCTGCTACgactgcaaccaaaagggacatggCAAAGCTAACtgtccaaatcaaaaggaagcaaaaaagcaaaggaagaagaaagcactacaagcaacatgggatgagtcttctttagaagactccgacgaagaactcgaacagacaaGTTTCCTCGCATTAATTGTAACGCCCTGCCCCTCCTGCTCaagggacgggggttactttgcttacttacttacttacttaCTTGCATACTAATAAGTTTTTTCTactttaaaacagcggaagtcttgtttataaaatttctcttttaaaacctttcttttcttttcaaatcaCCATTACTAACTACCTAGCATATAAgatcacatagcatgcttaacatgattttaagtcataataccaataagcatgattaaatgtcatggagtcatgaaacaataacataagctaaacataattcttattaaataaaagcaggtctttctcttttagccgagccactatcacacacatccttcttgccccttctgctgctcccttagttcatccattccttgcctttatctgtggtacaaggaaagtaagctatgagcacacaaggctcagtaagatccttcctactcacaaaaatcgtatagcgTAGCATAATcacaaggcataaagcatggagataaactcatcatatcatgtatagaagcttCATATCGTAACTctcataaacataaaatacagaacatcttatcatatcatgtcatattcataagagcatcaaatcatatcatgtcataaagcagatcatagcatatcgtaacataatcataaggtatcatagcatatcatgacataatcataaagtgcattctggtatatcataacataatcataagtatcatggcatatcatggaataatcataaggtgcattctggcatatcataacataatcataagtatcatggcatatcatggcataatcataaggtatatgcaagatgactttcaaaacatatatcatgaacatatatatgcaacatgtcttttgaaaacttattatatacatacttaaacataatctcaacataactagggccccggcttgtaccacatacataaatgcgcgcgtcctatgtaggtccaaggtagcaagtcttgaaccctacaaggcatacatactaggcctgtttcttagtccatcgacctaagggcacttaggagcccatccctaacgaggcccgtttcttagtccatcgaccccggggcgcttatggatcccacccttggtacaagccatataaagtaaagtagcatgtcatatatatcatggttcttatcatttcatgcatatcatatttcttaacatatcataaaacatgcataatttgggcacacaactcatcataatagcatgcataaatttggacacacaacacatcataaacacatgcataatttgggcacacagctcatcataatagcatgcataatttgggcacacaacacatcataaatacatgcatagtttgggcacacaactcatcataatagcatgcataatttgggcacacaactcatcataatagcatgcataatttgggcacacagcatatcataagggttatcaacatgcatagatcatgagcatacataaataaacatagaagcatagcaagttcttatcatatcatgaagcattgcatgtgagacacatggagatcataattaggtctctaactcTAATTTTTCATATAGTGGCCAAAACATATGATTGTAAATTAGGttaacaatcaacatacaagcatgtgaaccctaaaccaatatcatatcatatatcataaggaacatcatgaacatgtttagtttaggttctaggtttcctaagcttagaaaCTTGTCATGGCTGAATCTTATccagcattacattgggttaaaagcaacatacaagcatgtgaactctaaaccaatatcatgtcatatatcatgaggaacatcataagcatgtttagtttaggttctaggtttcctaagcttataaacttgtcatggccgaatactatcaaacatcacatttggttaaaaatcaacatacaagcatgtgaactctaaaccaatatcatatcatatatcataaggaacatcataagcatgtttagtttaggttctaggtttcctaagcttacaaacttgtcatggccgaatacc
This region of Zingiber officinale cultivar Zhangliang chromosome 9A, Zo_v1.1, whole genome shotgun sequence genomic DNA includes:
- the LOC122020667 gene encoding guard cell S-type anion channel SLAC1-like, with translation MPSTPCSPANHRCVDIHPARGSEDNDDLGSLRGWQSTDRATMLQQGGGVQATERRQKHHSRSFSRQISLESARMSREGRRSLPRSGKSLGGGAGVDGGLRKGDFSMFRTKSGLGVVATARKENESGPNNHAGEGGALHGARAEESRVSDSVPAGRYFAALRGPELDQVRDSEDILLPKDEVWPFLLRFPIGCFGICLGLGTQAILWGALASSSAMAFLHVSPAINLAIWLLALAAFVSVSVTYAFKCVFYFEAIRREYFHPVRVNFFFAPSIACMFLAIGAPPRMRPFFLHPAMWCVLIAPVILLELKIYGQWLSGGKRRLCKVANPSSHLSVVGNFVGAILAARVGWQEAGKFLWAVGLAHYLCVFVTLYQRLTTSEALPKELHPVYSMFIATPSAASIAWAAIYGEFDAVSRTFYFIALFLYCSLFVRINFFRGFKFSVAWWSYTFPMTTASLATIKYAEAVPTFFSKALALSLSLMSSTIVSLLLVSTLLHAFVWKSLFPNDLAIAITITKDRNGATKRSKAAKKSYDIKRWAMQSPLALVSSIRRGGSEQEELETN